The following are encoded in a window of Roseivirga misakiensis genomic DNA:
- a CDS encoding cell division ATP-binding protein FtsE, translated as MPFSGEPIVQITNASIFQEDKTVLNDVNLSVEKGEFVYLIGRTGSGKSSLLKTLYCDIPLHMGNIKVAGFDIDKIKRKEIPLLRRKLGIVFQDFQLLQDRSVAENIYFVMKATGWKDKSKMKSRLSNVLMRVGLGAVATKMPHQLSGGEQQRVVIARALVNEPSILIADEPTGNLDPEVSDGIFKTFEEINKSGTAVLMATHDFKIIENYPKRTLRCEKGSVFDSAATPA; from the coding sequence ATGCCCTTTTCAGGTGAACCCATTGTTCAGATAACCAACGCTAGTATTTTTCAAGAAGACAAAACAGTGCTCAATGATGTAAACTTGAGTGTTGAAAAAGGTGAATTTGTCTATCTGATCGGGCGTACTGGAAGTGGAAAAAGTTCGCTCTTGAAAACACTCTATTGCGATATACCACTGCATATGGGGAATATCAAGGTAGCAGGATTTGACATCGATAAAATCAAAAGAAAGGAAATCCCTCTTTTAAGAAGAAAGCTTGGTATTGTTTTTCAAGACTTTCAACTTCTACAAGACCGTAGTGTAGCAGAGAATATTTACTTTGTGATGAAAGCCACAGGTTGGAAAGACAAAAGCAAGATGAAAAGCCGTCTCTCTAATGTGCTCATGCGAGTTGGCCTAGGAGCGGTTGCCACTAAAATGCCTCATCAACTGTCTGGTGGTGAACAACAACGTGTCGTTATTGCACGGGCTTTGGTCAATGAACCATCAATTTTAATTGCAGATGAGCCAACAGGAAACCTAGACCCAGAAGTTTCAGATGGCATTTTCAAAACATTTGAAGAAATTAATAAAAGTGGGACTGCCGTTCTGATGGCCACCCATGACTTCAAGATTATTGAAAACTATCCTAAAAGAACCCTAAGGTGCGAAAAAGGGAGCGTTTTTGATTCCGCAGCTACGCCAGCTTAG
- a CDS encoding phosphatase PAP2 family protein, which yields MIEQLEQWDKSLFKLLNGAHNDVFDFLMPLISNKWVWIPLYALLLYLLYKHKKGHIAITLVSITALVFISDQVASGILKPWVGRLRPCYDPSLSESVHLLKGCGGQYGFASSHASNSFAVAFFCWILLRDHVKYSWLLIPWAGLVAYSRVYLGVHFPGDIIVGAIIGILAAYLVIWLKQKVHQLKL from the coding sequence ATGATTGAACAACTCGAGCAGTGGGACAAATCGCTATTTAAGCTTCTAAATGGAGCTCATAATGACGTTTTCGATTTCCTAATGCCTCTAATCAGTAATAAATGGGTTTGGATTCCACTGTACGCGCTGCTGCTTTATTTACTTTACAAACATAAAAAAGGACACATCGCTATAACGTTGGTGAGCATTACGGCCCTTGTTTTTATCAGTGATCAAGTCGCCTCTGGGATTTTAAAACCTTGGGTTGGAAGGTTAAGACCTTGTTATGATCCTTCCCTTTCGGAAAGTGTTCACCTTTTAAAGGGTTGTGGTGGACAATACGGCTTTGCGTCATCCCATGCGTCAAATTCTTTTGCTGTGGCTTTTTTCTGTTGGATTTTACTCCGCGACCATGTCAAATATAGCTGGCTTTTAATTCCTTGGGCCGGGCTGGTCGCCTATAGTCGAGTTTACCTTGGAGTTCATTTTCCAGGAGATATCATTGTCGGAGCAATCATCGGTATATTAGCCGCTTACCTCGTCATTTGGCTCAAACAAAAGGTTCATCAATTAAAACTATAA
- a CDS encoding MIP/aquaporin family protein yields MSVYLAEFIGTAILLYFGNSINAATTLKFSYAKDSGWIITTIGWGLAVTFGIYAVGEISGAHLNPAVTTSLAIAGELEWSLVPGYIIAQVLGAMLGASLTWVQYLPHWGKTEDQGAKLGVFCTSGAIDQKGSNLVSEMLGTMILIFGLLMIGANKFTEGLNPLVVGGLIAIIGMAQGGSTGYAINPARDFGPRLTHFLLPIKGKGDSNWAYSWVPVVGPIIGGGTGAALYYIAFKDGVHILGWISIALCALAVIYAIYEEYKN; encoded by the coding sequence ATGTCAGTTTATTTAGCAGAGTTTATCGGCACCGCCATTCTTCTATATTTTGGTAATAGCATTAATGCGGCCACCACCCTAAAATTCTCATATGCCAAAGATTCTGGATGGATCATTACCACCATTGGCTGGGGCTTAGCCGTAACCTTTGGCATTTATGCTGTTGGTGAAATAAGTGGCGCCCACCTCAACCCTGCTGTAACTACCTCGCTCGCGATCGCTGGAGAACTCGAATGGAGTCTTGTTCCAGGCTATATTATCGCTCAGGTATTGGGTGCTATGCTAGGAGCTTCTCTTACATGGGTGCAATACTTACCTCACTGGGGAAAAACTGAAGATCAAGGCGCAAAGCTTGGTGTGTTTTGTACCAGCGGTGCCATAGATCAAAAAGGATCAAACCTTGTCAGCGAAATGCTTGGCACCATGATTCTAATCTTTGGACTTTTGATGATAGGCGCGAATAAGTTTACCGAAGGTTTGAACCCACTTGTTGTCGGAGGACTCATAGCCATCATAGGTATGGCACAAGGTGGTTCAACGGGTTATGCCATTAACCCTGCTAGGGATTTTGGTCCGCGTCTCACACATTTTTTGTTACCCATCAAAGGAAAAGGAGACTCAAACTGGGCCTATAGCTGGGTTCCTGTAGTGGGTCCAATTATTGGTGGAGGAACAGGCGCTGCACTTTATTACATAGCTTTTAAAGATGGTGTTCATATTCTCGGCTGGATTAGCATTGCACTTTGCGCTTTAGCAGTTATTTACGCTATCTACGAAGAGTACAAAAACTGA
- a CDS encoding RNA polymerase sigma factor: METGYQNIHQAIIDRCLAGERMAQYELYKLYSKAMYNTCLRITNSDMDAEDVLQESFLSAFKNLKNYKGTASFGSWLKRIVVNNAINLVKKRRLDLESVEDIGAYDLEIENQDGQDLSYEVSVVNEGISRLPDGYRLVLTLYLLEGYDHKEIGEILGVTESTSKSQFNRSKKKLREILKEDLKYAG, translated from the coding sequence TTGGAAACCGGATACCAAAATATTCATCAAGCGATAATTGATCGGTGCCTCGCGGGAGAGCGCATGGCGCAGTATGAGTTGTATAAACTCTATTCTAAAGCTATGTACAATACTTGTTTGAGAATTACCAATAGCGATATGGATGCTGAAGATGTGCTTCAAGAGTCTTTTTTGAGTGCTTTTAAGAACTTAAAAAACTATAAGGGTACAGCCTCTTTTGGTAGTTGGTTAAAGCGGATCGTGGTAAATAATGCGATCAACTTGGTTAAAAAAAGAAGGTTAGACTTAGAGTCTGTAGAGGATATTGGAGCGTATGATCTGGAGATCGAAAACCAAGATGGTCAAGATTTATCATATGAAGTTTCCGTTGTTAATGAGGGGATCTCAAGACTTCCAGATGGGTATCGTTTAGTATTAACACTCTATTTGTTGGAGGGGTATGATCACAAGGAGATAGGAGAAATACTTGGAGTAACCGAGTCAACATCTAAGTCACAGTTTAACCGATCTAAGAAAAAATTGAGAGAGATTTTAAAGGAGGATTTAAAATATGCAGGGTAA
- the fsa gene encoding fructose-6-phosphate aldolase: protein MKFFIDTANLSDIQEAYDLGVLDGVTTNPSLMAKEGISGQENVMAHYKAICDIVDDNVSAEVIATDFDGMVKEGTELAKIDDKIVVKVPMIKDGVKAIKHFTNQGIRTNCTLVFSAGQALLAAKAGASYVSPFIGRLDDISYDGLQLIDQIVNIYQNYGFTTEVLAASIRHTMHLIQCSEIGADVVTCPLNVITSLLNHPLTDSGLAKFLADHAKSNG from the coding sequence ATGAAATTCTTTATCGATACAGCAAATCTGAGTGACATTCAAGAGGCATATGACCTTGGCGTTTTAGATGGTGTGACTACCAACCCATCGCTAATGGCAAAAGAGGGCATTTCTGGTCAAGAAAACGTTATGGCGCATTACAAAGCCATTTGCGATATAGTAGATGATAATGTGAGTGCGGAAGTTATTGCGACTGATTTTGACGGTATGGTAAAAGAAGGTACTGAACTTGCCAAAATCGATGACAAGATTGTGGTAAAAGTGCCTATGATTAAAGATGGCGTAAAAGCCATAAAGCATTTCACGAACCAAGGCATAAGAACTAATTGCACATTAGTGTTTTCTGCAGGGCAGGCCTTATTAGCGGCGAAAGCGGGTGCTTCTTATGTATCTCCTTTCATTGGCCGACTAGACGATATCAGTTATGATGGTTTGCAACTGATCGATCAGATCGTAAACATCTATCAGAACTATGGTTTTACTACTGAAGTACTTGCGGCTTCCATCAGACACACCATGCACTTAATCCAGTGTTCAGAGATTGGTGCCGATGTAGTTACTTGTCCTTTAAATGTGATCACAAGTCTATTAAACCACCCCTTAACTGATTCTGGCCTTGCAAAATTCCTAGCGGATCATGCCAAGTCAAATGGATAA
- a CDS encoding single-stranded DNA-binding protein, whose amino-acid sequence MQNLRNRVQLIGRLGQNPETRTLNSGKTITTFSIATTDSYRNSEGEKIEDTQWHNIVAWGKVGDLAAEYLTKGQEVALEGKLIHRSYENKAGEKRFVTEINLNEMLMLGGKK is encoded by the coding sequence ATGCAAAATCTAAGAAATCGTGTACAGTTAATCGGACGCCTTGGCCAGAACCCTGAAACAAGAACCCTTAATTCGGGTAAAACTATTACGACATTTTCCATCGCTACTACGGACAGTTACAGGAACAGTGAAGGTGAAAAGATAGAGGATACCCAATGGCACAACATTGTAGCATGGGGTAAGGTGGGCGATCTAGCAGCAGAATATTTAACTAAGGGACAAGAAGTAGCCTTGGAAGGTAAACTCATCCATAGGTCTTATGAAAATAAGGCAGGGGAGAAGCGTTTTGTGACTGAAATTAACCTCAATGAAATGTTAATGCTAGGTGGTAAAAAGTAA
- the hemF gene encoding oxygen-dependent coproporphyrinogen oxidase: protein MTQVNKEHISGVFRNIQDHICAGLEKADGLANFVQDRWERPGGGGGRTRVIRHGNIIEKGGVNFSEVYGKTPEKILASFGLTEGDFFATGVSIVLHPENPWVPIIHMNIRYFEMSTGTYWFGGGIDLSPHYIDRDDAAFFHGKLKAVCDKHDANYYSEFKDWADNYFYIKHRKETRGIGGIFFDHLSEGKEHSKADIFNFVKDVGLSFAPIYTHLMSKNAVKPYGQTEKEWQRLRRGRYVEFNLVHDRGTKFGLETDGRTESILMSLPPEAGWEYDFNPSSKSKEADTLRLLKKGIDWNS, encoded by the coding sequence ATGACTCAAGTCAATAAAGAACACATTTCAGGTGTTTTTAGAAACATTCAAGACCACATCTGCGCTGGCCTAGAGAAAGCAGATGGTTTAGCTAATTTCGTACAAGATCGATGGGAAAGGCCTGGTGGCGGCGGTGGCCGAACCCGCGTGATTCGACATGGTAATATCATTGAAAAAGGCGGGGTTAATTTTTCCGAGGTTTATGGAAAAACACCAGAGAAAATCTTAGCGTCTTTTGGCTTGACCGAGGGCGACTTTTTTGCCACCGGTGTTTCTATTGTCCTTCACCCTGAAAACCCTTGGGTACCGATTATTCATATGAATATCCGGTATTTCGAAATGTCGACTGGTACTTACTGGTTTGGTGGCGGCATTGATCTTTCACCTCATTATATCGATCGAGATGACGCGGCATTCTTTCATGGTAAACTCAAGGCCGTTTGCGACAAACATGATGCGAACTACTATTCTGAGTTTAAAGATTGGGCCGATAATTACTTTTACATCAAGCATCGCAAAGAAACACGTGGTATTGGAGGTATTTTCTTCGATCATTTGTCTGAAGGCAAGGAGCACTCGAAAGCCGACATCTTCAACTTTGTGAAAGATGTTGGACTCAGCTTTGCTCCGATTTATACGCACTTAATGAGTAAGAATGCCGTAAAACCTTATGGACAAACCGAAAAGGAATGGCAACGTTTGAGACGTGGCCGATATGTAGAATTTAACTTAGTCCACGACCGTGGTACTAAATTTGGCCTAGAAACTGACGGAAGAACTGAGTCTATTTTAATGAGTCTGCCGCCAGAAGCGGGTTGGGAATATGATTTTAACCCTTCAAGCAAATCCAAAGAAGCAGATACTTTAAGGTTGCTCAAAAAGGGCATTGATTGGAATTCATGA
- a CDS encoding tetratricopeptide repeat protein: MKKIKFFVLALGLMLTSVSALAQDSTYLSNEYAKALALFERSQKYNDAFLTKHALYEILVLNPNDSSAMRTLSELYYNSQQYTSSALVSLDMLERYPNNEIALEIVALSYENLRLYDKAVEYYEKLWLRTENVNVQYQIAYLQYALKRFTESETNLATIESKIKAEDKISLNKSDGSVQQIPFAAAIANLRGLMAVEQGNNEEAKVQFNKALTLSPEFEAAKNSLEGLNKG; encoded by the coding sequence ATGAAGAAGATTAAGTTTTTTGTGTTGGCTCTAGGGCTAATGTTAACAAGTGTCAGCGCATTGGCACAAGACAGTACTTACTTGTCAAATGAATATGCAAAAGCTTTAGCGTTATTTGAAAGGTCTCAGAAGTATAATGATGCGTTTTTAACTAAGCACGCGTTGTACGAGATTTTGGTACTCAATCCAAATGACTCTTCCGCTATGAGAACGCTTTCTGAGTTGTACTACAACAGTCAGCAATACACTTCAAGTGCTTTAGTTTCGTTAGACATGCTAGAGCGATATCCAAATAATGAAATAGCCTTAGAGATCGTGGCCTTGAGCTATGAAAATTTAAGACTATATGATAAGGCTGTCGAGTATTATGAAAAGCTTTGGCTAAGAACTGAAAATGTAAATGTTCAGTATCAAATTGCTTACTTACAATACGCTTTAAAAAGATTTACGGAGTCAGAAACTAATTTGGCCACGATTGAATCAAAAATTAAAGCGGAAGATAAAATCTCTCTAAACAAAAGCGATGGCTCAGTACAGCAAATCCCTTTTGCAGCGGCCATTGCAAACCTACGTGGATTGATGGCCGTAGAGCAGGGTAATAATGAGGAGGCTAAAGTGCAGTTTAATAAAGCACTCACGCTTAGCCCAGAATTTGAGGCTGCTAAGAATAGCTTAGAAGGATTGAACAAAGGATAA
- a CDS encoding fructose-6-phosphate aldolase, producing the protein MYIIKVKGKAKIPDYIQLRDENFVLIAYFRADRPLKKLEKYGLEGKEVALEEVINNLPFGKLQKLEI; encoded by the coding sequence ATGTACATCATTAAAGTAAAGGGTAAAGCAAAAATTCCGGACTACATACAGTTACGAGATGAGAATTTTGTACTGATAGCTTATTTCAGAGCAGACCGCCCTTTAAAAAAATTGGAGAAGTATGGACTTGAAGGCAAGGAAGTTGCGTTAGAAGAAGTAATTAATAACTTGCCTTTTGGTAAACTTCAAAAATTAGAGATCTAA
- a CDS encoding response regulator yields MIRVFIVDDHQVVIDGLSSILADNDNIKFCGSAQNGKDALLQLQSVSPDVLLLDINMPEMDGIQVIKALRERGDNLHILVLTMHNNPQFTKQLMQLGVEGCILKNAGQKELILAINEVNNGERYYGKDVQDSLFESVKKTEDAVAKVQLTKREVQVIRLIASEYTTNEIAEELAISTHTVDTHRKNIVSKLGFKNTAGLVKFAIEKGIV; encoded by the coding sequence ATGATTAGAGTTTTTATAGTTGACGATCATCAGGTAGTAATCGATGGGCTCTCCTCTATATTGGCCGATAATGATAATATTAAGTTTTGTGGTAGCGCACAGAACGGAAAAGACGCTTTGTTGCAGCTGCAATCTGTAAGTCCTGACGTGCTCTTACTGGATATCAATATGCCAGAAATGGATGGAATCCAGGTAATTAAGGCACTGCGCGAAAGGGGGGATAATCTCCATATTTTAGTCTTGACGATGCATAATAACCCTCAGTTTACTAAGCAGCTGATGCAATTGGGTGTAGAAGGCTGTATTCTAAAAAATGCAGGCCAAAAAGAGCTGATTTTAGCGATTAATGAAGTGAATAATGGAGAGCGCTACTACGGCAAAGATGTGCAAGACTCCCTGTTCGAGAGCGTAAAGAAAACGGAAGATGCAGTAGCCAAAGTTCAATTGACCAAAAGAGAGGTACAAGTGATTCGCCTAATTGCATCTGAGTATACCACCAATGAAATTGCTGAGGAATTGGCGATTAGTACGCATACTGTTGACACACATCGAAAGAATATTGTCTCGAAACTGGGCTTTAAAAATACCGCTGGTTTGGTAAAGTTCGCGATCGAAAAGGGGATAGTTTAA
- a CDS encoding sensor histidine kinase, which translates to MKRPCIVLLAILCVSNFCLGQDNEEWMRQVEQSDKLRGESKFDSALFLMEDLFMSAKEVGDYEYMSRAKIEISSTYLSTKRDSFALLAINEAILYAEKGGVEHLKMTAIYNLGLVMERKSQFDSAMLYYSQAEKFYRKNLDTLKLGIVLSGMASVQTEKQRWSNAIELNQESAKLYSAIGKYDVLAKRYFVIGENYLIWDYYDSLDISNRYLDSAEIYYNKSFKWADSLSFPTPAFRSLRGLAVINERRADYETALGFMYRSNDITQRLYSRNIEDKLLAVREQYYTANLEIKALREERQKNTILIIGVAIIIVISIWLYIVDQRRKSVLAIAEKNDQINKQKIDELLQEQEIASLQGVLEGQETERKRVAIDLHDRLGGILSMVKLHFSAVEEKIEKENPNKEKFLTASELLDLAAGEVRNISHDMMSGVLAKFGLIPALEDLKTRISETGKLDLNLYVNIKDNLLSGEQELQLYRIVQELISNILKHSQATETNIQLNQNEGSVNLIVEDDGVGFDPKRLENADGIGLSNLKARVAKLEGTFHVDSGKGAGTTISIDIPVEND; encoded by the coding sequence ATGAAAAGACCATGCATCGTTCTATTAGCCATCTTGTGTGTCAGTAACTTCTGTTTAGGGCAAGACAATGAGGAATGGATGAGGCAGGTTGAACAAAGTGATAAATTAAGGGGGGAATCAAAATTTGATTCTGCCCTTTTTTTGATGGAAGACCTTTTTATGAGCGCAAAAGAAGTTGGTGACTATGAGTACATGAGTCGTGCGAAAATTGAAATTTCATCAACTTATTTATCTACAAAGAGAGATAGTTTTGCACTTTTGGCAATAAACGAAGCAATTCTTTATGCCGAGAAAGGTGGTGTTGAGCACTTAAAGATGACTGCGATTTATAATTTAGGATTGGTCATGGAAAGGAAAAGTCAGTTCGACTCGGCCATGTTGTATTACTCTCAAGCCGAAAAGTTTTATCGTAAAAATTTAGATACTTTAAAATTAGGAATTGTCTTATCGGGAATGGCATCTGTACAAACCGAAAAACAAAGATGGTCCAATGCAATTGAACTTAATCAAGAGTCCGCAAAGTTGTATTCTGCTATCGGTAAGTATGATGTTTTGGCGAAGCGCTATTTTGTAATCGGTGAGAATTATCTCATTTGGGATTATTATGATAGCTTGGATATTTCAAATCGGTATTTAGATAGTGCCGAAATTTACTATAATAAGTCCTTTAAGTGGGCTGACTCGTTAAGTTTTCCTACTCCAGCTTTCAGGTCGTTAAGAGGCCTTGCAGTCATCAATGAAAGAAGAGCCGACTATGAGACTGCCTTAGGTTTTATGTATAGGTCAAATGATATTACCCAAAGATTATACTCTCGGAATATTGAAGACAAACTACTAGCAGTAAGAGAGCAATATTATACCGCAAACCTAGAGATTAAAGCTCTCAGAGAGGAACGCCAGAAGAATACTATTTTGATTATCGGTGTTGCAATCATAATCGTAATATCTATTTGGCTCTATATTGTCGATCAACGAAGGAAATCTGTTCTGGCTATTGCTGAAAAGAACGATCAAATCAATAAGCAGAAGATAGATGAGCTTTTACAAGAGCAAGAGATTGCTTCTTTACAGGGCGTTTTAGAAGGGCAGGAAACAGAGCGTAAACGGGTGGCAATTGACTTACACGATAGACTAGGTGGTATACTTTCTATGGTGAAACTCCACTTTAGTGCCGTAGAAGAGAAGATTGAAAAGGAAAACCCAAACAAAGAGAAATTTTTAACCGCATCAGAACTTTTAGATTTGGCGGCGGGTGAGGTAAGGAATATTTCGCACGATATGATGTCGGGTGTTCTGGCTAAGTTCGGTCTTATACCAGCGCTAGAAGATTTAAAAACTAGGATTTCGGAAACGGGTAAGCTGGACTTAAATCTTTATGTGAATATTAAAGATAATCTACTTTCTGGTGAGCAAGAGTTGCAGTTATATAGAATAGTCCAAGAGTTGATCAGTAACATCTTAAAGCATTCTCAAGCCACAGAAACCAATATTCAACTCAACCAAAATGAAGGTAGTGTCAATTTAATTGTTGAAGATGACGGTGTTGGTTTCGACCCCAAACGACTGGAAAATGCAGATGGAATAGGGTTGAGTAATTTAAAAGCCAGAGTTGCTAAATTAGAGGGAACTTTTCACGTTGATTCGGGCAAAGGAGCCGGAACAACTATATCCATAGATATCCCAGTTGAAAATGATTAG
- a CDS encoding DUF2116 family Zn-ribbon domain-containing protein, whose product MEEKKCLECGKPVFGRRDKKFCDDQCRNTYNNKQNADSNNYVRNVHNILRKNRRILEELNPKGKSKTSRSKLNEKGFDFNYHTSTYTTKAGATYFFCYEYGYLPIEGDYFALVKKQEYVN is encoded by the coding sequence ATGGAAGAAAAAAAGTGTTTGGAATGTGGGAAGCCTGTATTTGGCCGACGAGATAAAAAGTTCTGTGACGATCAATGCCGCAATACTTATAACAATAAGCAGAACGCAGACAGCAATAACTATGTGCGAAATGTTCACAATATTCTCCGAAAGAACAGGCGAATTTTGGAGGAGTTGAACCCAAAGGGCAAATCAAAAACTAGTCGCTCTAAGTTGAATGAAAAAGGCTTCGATTTTAATTACCATACAAGCACTTACACCACCAAGGCTGGCGCTACCTACTTTTTTTGCTATGAATATGGCTACCTACCTATAGAAGGCGACTACTTTGCCTTGGTAAAAAAGCAGGAATATGTGAATTAA
- a CDS encoding alpha-ketoacid dehydrogenase subunit alpha/beta: protein MELTKEEITKVSSAKKSVLSKKMLEKAYRLMQTAYNMAVLYDENRAVCSKYVHSTSRGHEAIQLASAFQLQAYDYAAPYYRDESILLGIGMEPHELMLQLMGKKDDPFSGGRTYYGHPSLKREGFPTIPHQSSATGMQAIPATGMAHGLHYLESQGLLSSNNKSVVLCSLGDGSVTEGEVSEAMQMAVLHQLPIVYLIQDNDWGISATGKEMRAMDAYEFAAGFKGMERMRVDGADFVDSYEGMKKAFDFVRKERKPILVHAKTPLLGHHTSGVRKEWYRGDFDLEDHQKSDPIPTLRKALKKSGYKEADIIKLEDEAKAYVQSEYARALNAEDPDPATVLDHEFAPTPITEERGQRKPRGAEKVVMVDAALHAVDDILRNVPESLFYGQDVGGTLGGVFREAATLAQKYGDSRIFNTPIQEAYIVGSTAGMSAIGAKPIVEIQFADYVWPGINQLVEELSKSCYLSKGQFPIQSLIRIPIGAYGGGGPYHSGSIESTLLNIRGIKVVYPSNAADIKGLMKAAFHDPNPVVMLEHKGLYWSKVPGTDDAKTFEPDSEYIVPLGKARVAQEASDEAMENGESCTVVTYGMGVHWAKAASKKYQGQVEILDLRTLNPLDWEAVVASVERHGKALVLTEEPLMNSFAESLAGRISQQCFQSLDAPVMTYGSANLPAIPLNVDLEKAMMPTAEKVEQVLSELINY from the coding sequence ATGGAATTGACCAAAGAAGAAATCACAAAAGTTTCCAGCGCTAAAAAGTCCGTTCTTTCAAAAAAGATGCTAGAGAAAGCCTATCGTTTAATGCAAACTGCCTATAACATGGCCGTGTTGTATGATGAAAATAGAGCTGTCTGTAGTAAGTATGTTCACAGTACATCACGCGGACATGAGGCCATTCAGCTAGCTAGTGCTTTTCAGTTACAAGCTTACGATTATGCGGCTCCTTACTATCGTGACGAGTCCATTCTTCTAGGGATCGGTATGGAGCCACATGAATTGATGCTTCAGCTGATGGGTAAAAAAGATGATCCGTTTTCTGGCGGCAGAACTTATTATGGTCATCCATCATTGAAAAGAGAAGGTTTCCCAACCATTCCACATCAAAGTTCAGCCACGGGTATGCAGGCTATTCCAGCAACAGGTATGGCACATGGACTACACTATTTAGAATCTCAGGGACTCTTATCCTCGAATAATAAATCGGTAGTGCTTTGTTCCCTTGGCGATGGTTCTGTTACAGAAGGAGAAGTTTCTGAAGCCATGCAGATGGCAGTTTTACATCAGTTGCCGATCGTTTATCTAATACAAGATAATGATTGGGGGATTTCAGCTACAGGAAAAGAGATGCGCGCAATGGATGCTTATGAATTTGCTGCGGGTTTCAAAGGAATGGAGCGAATGCGTGTTGATGGCGCCGACTTTGTGGACTCGTATGAGGGTATGAAAAAGGCCTTTGACTTTGTGAGAAAAGAACGCAAACCGATCTTGGTTCATGCAAAAACGCCTTTGCTCGGTCATCATACTTCTGGTGTAAGAAAAGAATGGTATCGAGGAGATTTTGACCTAGAAGATCATCAAAAGTCTGATCCTATTCCGACTTTGAGAAAGGCACTGAAAAAGTCTGGCTATAAAGAAGCCGACATTATAAAATTAGAAGACGAAGCCAAAGCATATGTTCAATCTGAATATGCTCGAGCTTTAAATGCAGAAGATCCAGACCCAGCGACGGTTTTAGATCACGAGTTTGCCCCAACACCGATTACTGAAGAAAGAGGGCAGAGAAAACCTCGAGGAGCAGAAAAAGTAGTAATGGTAGATGCCGCGCTTCATGCGGTAGATGATATTCTCAGAAACGTGCCAGAATCGTTGTTCTATGGGCAAGATGTTGGTGGTACGCTTGGTGGTGTATTCCGTGAAGCGGCTACTTTAGCTCAGAAATACGGGGATAGTAGAATTTTTAATACGCCTATTCAAGAGGCCTATATCGTTGGATCTACAGCTGGTATGAGTGCCATTGGTGCCAAGCCGATCGTAGAGATTCAATTTGCCGATTATGTATGGCCAGGGATCAATCAATTGGTTGAAGAACTTTCTAAAAGTTGTTATTTGTCTAAAGGACAATTTCCTATCCAATCACTTATTCGTATTCCGATTGGCGCATACGGAGGGGGAGGTCCCTACCACTCTGGTAGTATCGAATCCACTTTATTGAATATCAGAGGTATAAAAGTCGTTTACCCTTCTAACGCAGCCGATATTAAAGGTTTAATGAAAGCAGCCTTCCATGATCCTAACCCTGTCGTCATGTTGGAGCACAAAGGATTGTATTGGTCGAAAGTACCAGGCACCGATGACGCGAAAACATTTGAACCAGATAGCGAATACATTGTTCCGCTTGGTAAGGCAAGAGTTGCACAAGAAGCAAGTGACGAGGCGATGGAAAATGGTGAGTCGTGTACGGTTGTTACCTATGGAATGGGAGTGCACTGGGCCAAGGCTGCTAGTAAGAAATATCAAGGTCAAGTAGAAATACTAGACTTGAGAACACTCAATCCATTGGATTGGGAAGCTGTAGTGGCATCTGTTGAGCGCCATGGTAAGGCACTAGTATTAACAGAAGAGCCTTTAATGAATTCATTTGCGGAGTCATTGGCCGGAAGAATTTCTCAACAATGCTTCCAGTCTTTAGATGCACCAGTAATGACTTATGGATCGGCCAACTTGCCAGCAATACCATTAAATGTAGACTTGGAGAAGGCAATGATGCCGACTGCTGAGAAAGTTGAACAAGTCCTCTCTGAATTGATCAACTACTAA